One genomic window of Osmia bicornis bicornis chromosome 5, iOsmBic2.1, whole genome shotgun sequence includes the following:
- the LOC114882794 gene encoding E3 ubiquitin-protein ligase RFWD3-like isoform X4, translating into MFHIPIMAVMDYREEPPEMEDAGEDHSEESDNNDNVANNPVPEIQIIEEKKDEHDELKVKRPKEVSLDESETDSDQSCPICMDLWTSSGDHRLCCLRCGHLFGYNCILRWLQNSCTTGNRRCPQCNRKAAVKDIRMLYAKKLASIDTAELDKLKEQFNNVKSEKNRIEMELSRYTLRQKLLEQQISSMRNRISELENQQSEISVHSCQNISKHMIKKFHLDRSIEICKDGGCRVLDYNPSLGILVASQKSSSALFSGYGIKKIDTEKFQPRQFIFLHSQAIRDVTFNTNQQSLLLSVGFDKCAKLMDIQNHVTMHTFQEDSPLWSCCWSGDNPNIFFVGAQNGSITQYDIRQTSSAVESLDSPGDRSPVVSLATVPANPGSGISRGGFIACRLNTCYAYEQKESKYIPKQIFLEGPFVSVCYDEKNNHTLISSRPNARQPHARHVVCTIEKGSDESTICNVVHTFHAGSSQQLLSRPCYINVENDTLVAAHQESSSSISLWSTSSGKQVNSLPVSDPVVDMCAVEISNTLFLATLSTKKVRIYSHG; encoded by the exons ATGTTTCATATTCCTATAATGGCGGTTATGGATTACA GAGAAGAACCACCAGAAATGGAAGATGCAGGCGAAGATCATTCTGAAGAATCAGATAATAATGACAATGTAGCCAATAATCCAGTTCctgaaattcaaataatagAGGAGA aaaaagatGAACACGACGAGTTAAAGGTGAAAAGACCAAAGGAAGTATCTTTAGATGAATCTGAAACTGATTCTGACCAGTCCTGTCCAATATGTATGGATTTATGGACCAGTTCAGGAGATCATCGTTTATGTTGTTTGCGTTGCGGACATTTATTTGGATATAATTGCATTCTAAGATGGTTGCAAAATTCTTGTACTACCGGAAATCGTCGTTGTCCTCAATGTAATAGGAAAGCTGCTGTAAAAGATATTAGAATGCTGTATGCCAAGAAATTAGCATCAATAGATACTGCAGAATTAGATAAGTTGAAAGAACAATTCAACAATGTTAAATCAGAAAAAAATCGTATAGAAATGGAACTTTCAAGGTATACTCTCAGGCAGAAGTTATTGGAACAACAAATTAGTAGTATGAGAAATCGTATATCTGAACTCGAGAATCAACAGTCAGAAATAAGTGTTCATTCCTgccaaaatatttcaaaacataTGATTAAAAAGTTCCATTTGGATCGATCTATAGAAATATGTAAAGATGGTGGTTGTCGTGTGTTAGATTATAATCCATCGCTTGGAATCCTGGTTGCATCCCAGAAATCATCAAGTGCATTATTCTCGGGTTACGGTATTAAAAAGATTGACACAGAAAAGTTTCAACCACGTCAGTTTATCTTTCTTCATTCGCAAGCTATAAGGGATGTTACATTCAATACTAACCAGCAGTCGTTGTTACTTAGCGTTGGTTTCGATAAATGTGCAAAATTGATGGACATTCAAAATCATGTCACCATGCACACTTTTCAAGAAGATTCTCCATTGTGGAGTTGCTGCTGGTCAGGCGACAATccaaatatattttttgtagGTGCCCAGAATGGATCTATAACACAATATGATATTAGACAAACTTCTAGTGCTGTTGAAAGTTTGGATAGTCCAGGTGATAGATCACCAGTGGTTTCTTTAGCAACAGTACCTGCTAATCCTGGCAGTGGTATCAGTCGAGGGGGTTTCATTGCATGTCGTTTAAATACTTGTTACGCTTACGAACAAAAAGAATCAAAATATATTCCCAAACAGATATTTCTCGAAGGTCCTTTCGTATCTGTATGTTACGACGAGAAAAACAATCATACTTTAATATCTTCTCGGCCGAATGCCAGACAACCTCATGCTAGGCACGTAGTGTGTACAATAGAAAAAGGCAGCGATGAATCAACTATCTGTAATGTGGTACACACGTTTCATGCTGGTAGCTCTCAGCAACTATTGTCTCGACCCTGTTATATAAACGTTGAGAACGATACATTAGTTGCTGCACATCAAGAATCTAGTAGTAGTATATCTTTGTGGAGTACATCTAGTGGAAAACAAGTAAATAGTCTCCCGGTATCTGATCCTGTAGTAGATATGTGTGCAGTCGAAATTAGTAATACTTTATTTTTAGCAACTCTCTCTACGAAAAAAGTGAGGATTTATAGCCATGgataa
- the LOC114882794 gene encoding E3 ubiquitin-protein ligase RFWD3-like isoform X1, producing the protein MFHIPIMAVMDYREEPPEMEDAGEDHSEESDNNDNVANNPVPEIQIIEESKFTSSLICIVKVKYLMLRKAYILEKDEHDELKVKRPKEVSLDESETDSDQSCPICMDLWTSSGDHRLCCLRCGHLFGYNCILRWLQNSCTTGNRRCPQCNRKAAVKDIRMLYAKKLASIDTAELDKLKEQFNNVKSEKNRIEMELSRYTLRQKLLEQQISSMRNRISELENQQSEISVHSCQNISKHMIKKFHLDRSIEICKDGGCRVLDYNPSLGILVASQKSSSALFSGYGIKKIDTEKFQPRQFIFLHSQAIRDVTFNTNQQSLLLSVGFDKCAKLMDIQNHVTMHTFQEDSPLWSCCWSGDNPNIFFVGAQNGSITQYDIRQTSSAVESLDSPGDRSPVVSLATVPANPGSGISRGGFIACRLNTCYAYEQKESKYIPKQIFLEGPFVSVCYDEKNNHTLISSRPNARQPHARHVVCTIEKGSDESTICNVVHTFHAGSSQQLLSRPCYINVENDTLVAAHQESSSSISLWSTSSGKQVNSLPVSDPVVDMCAVEISNTLFLATLSTKKIHAHGCQYYCKQFV; encoded by the exons ATGTTTCATATTCCTATAATGGCGGTTATGGATTACA GAGAAGAACCACCAGAAATGGAAGATGCAGGCGAAGATCATTCTGAAGAATCAGATAATAATGACAATGTAGCCAATAATCCAGTTCctgaaattcaaataatagAGGAGAGTAAGTTTACTTCATCGTTAATCTGTATTGTAAAAGTCAAGTATCTTATGTTACGCAAAGCttatattttagaaaaagatGAACACGACGAGTTAAAGGTGAAAAGACCAAAGGAAGTATCTTTAGATGAATCTGAAACTGATTCTGACCAGTCCTGTCCAATATGTATGGATTTATGGACCAGTTCAGGAGATCATCGTTTATGTTGTTTGCGTTGCGGACATTTATTTGGATATAATTGCATTCTAAGATGGTTGCAAAATTCTTGTACTACCGGAAATCGTCGTTGTCCTCAATGTAATAGGAAAGCTGCTGTAAAAGATATTAGAATGCTGTATGCCAAGAAATTAGCATCAATAGATACTGCAGAATTAGATAAGTTGAAAGAACAATTCAACAATGTTAAATCAGAAAAAAATCGTATAGAAATGGAACTTTCAAGGTATACTCTCAGGCAGAAGTTATTGGAACAACAAATTAGTAGTATGAGAAATCGTATATCTGAACTCGAGAATCAACAGTCAGAAATAAGTGTTCATTCCTgccaaaatatttcaaaacataTGATTAAAAAGTTCCATTTGGATCGATCTATAGAAATATGTAAAGATGGTGGTTGTCGTGTGTTAGATTATAATCCATCGCTTGGAATCCTGGTTGCATCCCAGAAATCATCAAGTGCATTATTCTCGGGTTACGGTATTAAAAAGATTGACACAGAAAAGTTTCAACCACGTCAGTTTATCTTTCTTCATTCGCAAGCTATAAGGGATGTTACATTCAATACTAACCAGCAGTCGTTGTTACTTAGCGTTGGTTTCGATAAATGTGCAAAATTGATGGACATTCAAAATCATGTCACCATGCACACTTTTCAAGAAGATTCTCCATTGTGGAGTTGCTGCTGGTCAGGCGACAATccaaatatattttttgtagGTGCCCAGAATGGATCTATAACACAATATGATATTAGACAAACTTCTAGTGCTGTTGAAAGTTTGGATAGTCCAGGTGATAGATCACCAGTGGTTTCTTTAGCAACAGTACCTGCTAATCCTGGCAGTGGTATCAGTCGAGGGGGTTTCATTGCATGTCGTTTAAATACTTGTTACGCTTACGAACAAAAAGAATCAAAATATATTCCCAAACAGATATTTCTCGAAGGTCCTTTCGTATCTGTATGTTACGACGAGAAAAACAATCATACTTTAATATCTTCTCGGCCGAATGCCAGACAACCTCATGCTAGGCACGTAGTGTGTACAATAGAAAAAGGCAGCGATGAATCAACTATCTGTAATGTGGTACACACGTTTCATGCTGGTAGCTCTCAGCAACTATTGTCTCGACCCTGTTATATAAACGTTGAGAACGATACATTAGTTGCTGCACATCAAGAATCTAGTAGTAGTATATCTTTGTGGAGTACATCTAGTGGAAAACAAGTAAATAGTCTCCCGGTATCTGATCCTGTAGTAGATATGTGTGCAGTCGAAATTAGTAATACTTTATTTTTAGCAACTCTCTCTACGAAAAAA ATACATGCTCACGGATGTCAATATTACTGTAAACAGTTTGTTTGA
- the LOC114882797 gene encoding LOW QUALITY PROTEIN: ubiquitin-conjugating enzyme E2-22 kDa (The sequence of the model RefSeq protein was modified relative to this genomic sequence to represent the inferred CDS: deleted 2 bases in 2 codons; substituted 1 base at 1 genomic stop codon), with protein sequence MANIAAQRIKREFKEVIKSEEVAKCAIKVELVNDSFTELKGEIAGPPDTPYEGGNFVLEIKVPETYPFNPPKXALCEIYNKIWHPNISSVTGAICLDILKDQWAAAMTLRTVLLSLQALLSAAEPDDPQDAVVAKQYKEHPEMFRQTAKHWTFVYAGGPAKMPDLDDKIRRLTDMGIEEHNARVALSSYNWDLERATEQLFS encoded by the exons ATGGCGAACATCGCGGCACAGAGAATCAAACGCGAATTTAAAGAGGTTATAAAAAGTGAGGAG GTTGCAAAATGCGCAATTAAGGTTGAATTGGTTAATGATAGCTTTACTGAATTAAAAGGTGAGATTGCC GGTCCACCAGACACACCATACGAGGGAGGTAATTTTGTACTCGAGATTAAAGTTCCCGAGACATATCCCTTCAATCCTCCTAAGTAAGCACTTT GTGAgatttataacaaaatatgGCATCCTAATATATCTTCAGTAACAGGTGCTATTTGTTTGGATATATTGAAAGATCAATG ggCTGCAGCTATGACTTTGCGCACTGTATTGTTATCATTACAAGCTTTACTGTCTGCAGCAGAACCAGATGATCCACAAGAC GCAGTAGTAGCTAAACAATATAAAGAACATCCAGAAATGTTCCGTCAAACTGCCAAACATTGGACATTTGTATATGCAGGTG GACCAGCAAAAATGCCTGATTTAGATGATAAAATAAGGCGGCTAACAGATATGGGAATTGAAGAACACAATGCAAGAGTTGCTTTATCTTCATATAATTGGGATTTGGAACGTGCCACTGAGCAACTCTTCAGTTAG
- the LOC114882794 gene encoding E3 ubiquitin-protein ligase RFWD3-like isoform X2, which yields MEDAGEDHSEESDNNDNVANNPVPEIQIIEESKFTSSLICIVKVKYLMLRKAYILEKDEHDELKVKRPKEVSLDESETDSDQSCPICMDLWTSSGDHRLCCLRCGHLFGYNCILRWLQNSCTTGNRRCPQCNRKAAVKDIRMLYAKKLASIDTAELDKLKEQFNNVKSEKNRIEMELSRYTLRQKLLEQQISSMRNRISELENQQSEISVHSCQNISKHMIKKFHLDRSIEICKDGGCRVLDYNPSLGILVASQKSSSALFSGYGIKKIDTEKFQPRQFIFLHSQAIRDVTFNTNQQSLLLSVGFDKCAKLMDIQNHVTMHTFQEDSPLWSCCWSGDNPNIFFVGAQNGSITQYDIRQTSSAVESLDSPGDRSPVVSLATVPANPGSGISRGGFIACRLNTCYAYEQKESKYIPKQIFLEGPFVSVCYDEKNNHTLISSRPNARQPHARHVVCTIEKGSDESTICNVVHTFHAGSSQQLLSRPCYINVENDTLVAAHQESSSSISLWSTSSGKQVNSLPVSDPVVDMCAVEISNTLFLATLSTKKIHAHGCQYYCKQFV from the exons ATGGAAGATGCAGGCGAAGATCATTCTGAAGAATCAGATAATAATGACAATGTAGCCAATAATCCAGTTCctgaaattcaaataatagAGGAGAGTAAGTTTACTTCATCGTTAATCTGTATTGTAAAAGTCAAGTATCTTATGTTACGCAAAGCttatattttagaaaaagatGAACACGACGAGTTAAAGGTGAAAAGACCAAAGGAAGTATCTTTAGATGAATCTGAAACTGATTCTGACCAGTCCTGTCCAATATGTATGGATTTATGGACCAGTTCAGGAGATCATCGTTTATGTTGTTTGCGTTGCGGACATTTATTTGGATATAATTGCATTCTAAGATGGTTGCAAAATTCTTGTACTACCGGAAATCGTCGTTGTCCTCAATGTAATAGGAAAGCTGCTGTAAAAGATATTAGAATGCTGTATGCCAAGAAATTAGCATCAATAGATACTGCAGAATTAGATAAGTTGAAAGAACAATTCAACAATGTTAAATCAGAAAAAAATCGTATAGAAATGGAACTTTCAAGGTATACTCTCAGGCAGAAGTTATTGGAACAACAAATTAGTAGTATGAGAAATCGTATATCTGAACTCGAGAATCAACAGTCAGAAATAAGTGTTCATTCCTgccaaaatatttcaaaacataTGATTAAAAAGTTCCATTTGGATCGATCTATAGAAATATGTAAAGATGGTGGTTGTCGTGTGTTAGATTATAATCCATCGCTTGGAATCCTGGTTGCATCCCAGAAATCATCAAGTGCATTATTCTCGGGTTACGGTATTAAAAAGATTGACACAGAAAAGTTTCAACCACGTCAGTTTATCTTTCTTCATTCGCAAGCTATAAGGGATGTTACATTCAATACTAACCAGCAGTCGTTGTTACTTAGCGTTGGTTTCGATAAATGTGCAAAATTGATGGACATTCAAAATCATGTCACCATGCACACTTTTCAAGAAGATTCTCCATTGTGGAGTTGCTGCTGGTCAGGCGACAATccaaatatattttttgtagGTGCCCAGAATGGATCTATAACACAATATGATATTAGACAAACTTCTAGTGCTGTTGAAAGTTTGGATAGTCCAGGTGATAGATCACCAGTGGTTTCTTTAGCAACAGTACCTGCTAATCCTGGCAGTGGTATCAGTCGAGGGGGTTTCATTGCATGTCGTTTAAATACTTGTTACGCTTACGAACAAAAAGAATCAAAATATATTCCCAAACAGATATTTCTCGAAGGTCCTTTCGTATCTGTATGTTACGACGAGAAAAACAATCATACTTTAATATCTTCTCGGCCGAATGCCAGACAACCTCATGCTAGGCACGTAGTGTGTACAATAGAAAAAGGCAGCGATGAATCAACTATCTGTAATGTGGTACACACGTTTCATGCTGGTAGCTCTCAGCAACTATTGTCTCGACCCTGTTATATAAACGTTGAGAACGATACATTAGTTGCTGCACATCAAGAATCTAGTAGTAGTATATCTTTGTGGAGTACATCTAGTGGAAAACAAGTAAATAGTCTCCCGGTATCTGATCCTGTAGTAGATATGTGTGCAGTCGAAATTAGTAATACTTTATTTTTAGCAACTCTCTCTACGAAAAAA ATACATGCTCACGGATGTCAATATTACTGTAAACAGTTTGTTTGA
- the LOC114882794 gene encoding E3 ubiquitin-protein ligase RFWD3-like isoform X3, with protein MFHIPIMAVMDYREEPPEMEDAGEDHSEESDNNDNVANNPVPEIQIIEEKKDEHDELKVKRPKEVSLDESETDSDQSCPICMDLWTSSGDHRLCCLRCGHLFGYNCILRWLQNSCTTGNRRCPQCNRKAAVKDIRMLYAKKLASIDTAELDKLKEQFNNVKSEKNRIEMELSRYTLRQKLLEQQISSMRNRISELENQQSEISVHSCQNISKHMIKKFHLDRSIEICKDGGCRVLDYNPSLGILVASQKSSSALFSGYGIKKIDTEKFQPRQFIFLHSQAIRDVTFNTNQQSLLLSVGFDKCAKLMDIQNHVTMHTFQEDSPLWSCCWSGDNPNIFFVGAQNGSITQYDIRQTSSAVESLDSPGDRSPVVSLATVPANPGSGISRGGFIACRLNTCYAYEQKESKYIPKQIFLEGPFVSVCYDEKNNHTLISSRPNARQPHARHVVCTIEKGSDESTICNVVHTFHAGSSQQLLSRPCYINVENDTLVAAHQESSSSISLWSTSSGKQVNSLPVSDPVVDMCAVEISNTLFLATLSTKKIHAHGCQYYCKQFV; from the exons ATGTTTCATATTCCTATAATGGCGGTTATGGATTACA GAGAAGAACCACCAGAAATGGAAGATGCAGGCGAAGATCATTCTGAAGAATCAGATAATAATGACAATGTAGCCAATAATCCAGTTCctgaaattcaaataatagAGGAGA aaaaagatGAACACGACGAGTTAAAGGTGAAAAGACCAAAGGAAGTATCTTTAGATGAATCTGAAACTGATTCTGACCAGTCCTGTCCAATATGTATGGATTTATGGACCAGTTCAGGAGATCATCGTTTATGTTGTTTGCGTTGCGGACATTTATTTGGATATAATTGCATTCTAAGATGGTTGCAAAATTCTTGTACTACCGGAAATCGTCGTTGTCCTCAATGTAATAGGAAAGCTGCTGTAAAAGATATTAGAATGCTGTATGCCAAGAAATTAGCATCAATAGATACTGCAGAATTAGATAAGTTGAAAGAACAATTCAACAATGTTAAATCAGAAAAAAATCGTATAGAAATGGAACTTTCAAGGTATACTCTCAGGCAGAAGTTATTGGAACAACAAATTAGTAGTATGAGAAATCGTATATCTGAACTCGAGAATCAACAGTCAGAAATAAGTGTTCATTCCTgccaaaatatttcaaaacataTGATTAAAAAGTTCCATTTGGATCGATCTATAGAAATATGTAAAGATGGTGGTTGTCGTGTGTTAGATTATAATCCATCGCTTGGAATCCTGGTTGCATCCCAGAAATCATCAAGTGCATTATTCTCGGGTTACGGTATTAAAAAGATTGACACAGAAAAGTTTCAACCACGTCAGTTTATCTTTCTTCATTCGCAAGCTATAAGGGATGTTACATTCAATACTAACCAGCAGTCGTTGTTACTTAGCGTTGGTTTCGATAAATGTGCAAAATTGATGGACATTCAAAATCATGTCACCATGCACACTTTTCAAGAAGATTCTCCATTGTGGAGTTGCTGCTGGTCAGGCGACAATccaaatatattttttgtagGTGCCCAGAATGGATCTATAACACAATATGATATTAGACAAACTTCTAGTGCTGTTGAAAGTTTGGATAGTCCAGGTGATAGATCACCAGTGGTTTCTTTAGCAACAGTACCTGCTAATCCTGGCAGTGGTATCAGTCGAGGGGGTTTCATTGCATGTCGTTTAAATACTTGTTACGCTTACGAACAAAAAGAATCAAAATATATTCCCAAACAGATATTTCTCGAAGGTCCTTTCGTATCTGTATGTTACGACGAGAAAAACAATCATACTTTAATATCTTCTCGGCCGAATGCCAGACAACCTCATGCTAGGCACGTAGTGTGTACAATAGAAAAAGGCAGCGATGAATCAACTATCTGTAATGTGGTACACACGTTTCATGCTGGTAGCTCTCAGCAACTATTGTCTCGACCCTGTTATATAAACGTTGAGAACGATACATTAGTTGCTGCACATCAAGAATCTAGTAGTAGTATATCTTTGTGGAGTACATCTAGTGGAAAACAAGTAAATAGTCTCCCGGTATCTGATCCTGTAGTAGATATGTGTGCAGTCGAAATTAGTAATACTTTATTTTTAGCAACTCTCTCTACGAAAAAA ATACATGCTCACGGATGTCAATATTACTGTAAACAGTTTGTTTGA